The Streptomyces sp. NBC_01142 genome has a window encoding:
- a CDS encoding NACHT domain-containing protein, with the protein MGERLKWVGIFLAAPAFLGLIAYLVAVGLEDADKTASVIGLFVGMAGLALALRGIALEQRNARMEQEDPPIDRLADAVRDKWRDERKLRRVTAPFELSVAWKATDPRLVEPLPELEALARGWGADNAAAAHWASDPAALAGSGGEIVDVFTHRVPTSRLVVLGEPGSGKSTLLMRLLLVLLGQREAGDRVPVIFSIASWDPNAQGLKAWMADQLVRDHTFLGLPDQAEPSRPRTRARALLDRNKILPILDGFDELLEALQPQALHAISQEVEDGQPVVLSSRTAEYATAVTSSTTRVAVPLTGAAGISLLPLDPGPATDYLKQDLGGEHIPAAARWNAVLPLASGSPLERALSTPLGLFLARTIYNPRPHEAPTSLPNPRELLGFHSRQAVMVHLFDAYVPAAYRTNKEQPCRWRTEKAQRALKFLAHHIEHHVGGSDIAWWELRKALSPRLLLLMLSLVAGLAVSTAVTLVTLLAFGLWAATSFGLQAGVELGLLTVSSGIGLFAGLTAAGLVTVVAVRVGETEPSVGIRWSWHRFAAGRRGRLQFAIAGGVCLLAVQNGLESGWWAAAEGALTATLFGTLAWVLVFLLMGFEEVPSDQNTAVGPANVLGRDRRTFRTASLVSMLLGGGAVGVGVGIPTGLSDGLGAGLAFGCCVGLWAGLMSASTVGLNATAWAPFAVTKMLLAVKGDVPRDLMAFLADAHQFRGVLRQSGAVYQFRHQDLQRHLARDG; encoded by the coding sequence ATGGGCGAGCGTCTCAAGTGGGTGGGCATTTTCCTTGCAGCTCCGGCTTTCCTGGGCCTCATCGCCTACTTGGTAGCCGTCGGCCTGGAAGACGCGGACAAGACCGCGAGCGTGATCGGGCTCTTCGTCGGCATGGCCGGACTGGCTCTTGCCCTCCGTGGGATCGCTCTGGAACAACGCAACGCACGGATGGAACAGGAGGACCCGCCGATCGACCGTCTCGCCGATGCTGTACGCGATAAGTGGCGTGATGAGCGGAAACTACGGAGGGTCACGGCTCCGTTCGAGCTGTCGGTGGCCTGGAAGGCCACCGACCCCCGTCTGGTCGAGCCGTTGCCGGAACTGGAGGCTCTGGCCCGCGGTTGGGGGGCCGACAACGCCGCAGCTGCTCACTGGGCCAGTGACCCCGCTGCCTTGGCTGGAAGCGGCGGTGAGATCGTGGATGTGTTCACCCATCGAGTGCCGACATCTCGCCTTGTGGTGTTGGGCGAACCCGGGTCAGGCAAGAGCACTCTGCTCATGCGCCTCCTGCTGGTCCTGCTCGGCCAGCGGGAGGCGGGCGACCGGGTACCGGTGATCTTCTCCATCGCCTCTTGGGATCCCAACGCCCAAGGGCTCAAGGCCTGGATGGCTGACCAACTCGTCCGGGACCACACTTTCCTCGGCCTTCCCGATCAGGCCGAACCCTCCCGGCCCCGGACGCGAGCGAGAGCTCTGTTGGACCGCAATAAGATTCTGCCGATCCTGGACGGCTTCGACGAACTCCTCGAGGCACTACAACCTCAGGCCTTGCACGCCATCAGTCAGGAAGTGGAGGATGGGCAGCCTGTTGTCCTATCCAGTCGCACCGCCGAGTACGCGACAGCTGTGACATCCTCAACCACTCGCGTCGCCGTTCCGCTGACCGGAGCTGCGGGCATAAGTCTCCTCCCTCTGGACCCGGGGCCCGCAACCGACTACCTGAAACAGGACCTCGGCGGCGAGCACATTCCAGCTGCTGCGCGCTGGAACGCCGTCCTTCCACTGGCCAGCGGAAGTCCCCTCGAACGAGCCCTCAGCACCCCGCTGGGGCTGTTCCTGGCCCGTACCATCTACAACCCCCGGCCGCACGAGGCACCCACGTCTCTGCCCAACCCTCGGGAACTCCTCGGCTTCCACAGCCGCCAGGCCGTCATGGTCCATCTTTTCGATGCCTACGTCCCCGCTGCCTACCGCACGAACAAAGAACAACCGTGCCGCTGGCGCACTGAGAAGGCCCAGCGCGCGCTCAAGTTCCTGGCTCATCACATCGAACACCACGTCGGCGGTTCTGATATCGCCTGGTGGGAGCTGCGGAAAGCCCTGTCGCCACGCCTGTTGCTCCTGATGCTCAGCCTCGTGGCCGGCCTCGCCGTCAGCACGGCAGTCACTCTCGTCACATTGCTCGCCTTCGGTCTATGGGCAGCCACGAGCTTCGGGCTGCAGGCCGGAGTCGAGCTTGGACTCCTCACAGTGTCGTCGGGCATCGGGCTCTTCGCTGGCCTCACTGCGGCAGGGCTGGTCACGGTCGTGGCGGTGCGGGTAGGGGAAACGGAGCCAAGTGTGGGCATCCGATGGTCCTGGCACCGGTTTGCCGCTGGTAGGAGAGGCCGCCTGCAGTTCGCAATCGCGGGAGGAGTATGCCTTCTCGCAGTCCAGAACGGGCTCGAATCGGGGTGGTGGGCCGCCGCTGAGGGCGCTCTCACAGCCACGCTGTTCGGAACACTGGCATGGGTCTTGGTCTTTCTCCTGATGGGCTTTGAAGAAGTGCCCTCAGACCAGAACACAGCAGTCGGCCCCGCCAACGTCCTGGGCAGAGACCGCCGTACCTTCCGCACCGCTTCTCTCGTATCAATGCTCCTGGGCGGAGGCGCGGTAGGGGTTGGGGTAGGGATTCCCACTGGTCTGAGTGACGGGCTGGGCGCCGGACTGGCCTTCGGGTGCTGCGTGGGGCTCTGGGCAGGCCTCATGAGCGCATCCACTGTCGGGCTGAACGCCACTGCCTGGGCGCCATTCGCCGTAACCAAAATGCTGCTGGCCGTCAAAGGAGACGTTCCCCGCGACCTCATGGCGTTCCTGGCCGACGCCCATCAATTCCGAGGGGTGCTGCGTCAGTCCGGGGCGGTATACCAGTTCCGGCACCAAGACCTGCAACGCCACCTGGCGCGCGACGGGTAA